TGCCGCCGCATCTTCCGGTACGAATGGCAGGCTTTGGACAAACCGGTCCCTGGATGATCGGTCGATTTCCAGAACCCGATCCCAATCCAAGGAAGCATCAGGTTGTACTGAAGGAGTATTCATGGGTATTCCTGTTGCGTAAAAGGGTTATTTCCCAAAATGGCTCAGCCTGAGGCAACGCCACATGATTGACTTGAGAAAACAGACCTCTGTTCCGTCACCCCGGCGAAAGCCGGGCTCCAGAAACAGCATGCGATTTGGATCGCAGCTTGCGCCTTGAAAATCCACCGGCTTTCATCGGGGTGACCGAACGATTTTCATCCCCGGATGTGGCATCCGGCGCCATGAAAATTAAATCGGAATACGGTATCCGATTCTTTCAACAGCCAACGAGGGCTCAGGTCAATGACATCGAGCCTTCTGCACTATAGAAGATTGCTGGCCAGCTCGGACAACTCCGAGCGTTCCCCTTTTTCCAGGTTGATATGCGCATAGAGCTTTTGTCCGTGCATTTTTTCGATCAGATAACTCAGGCCGTTGGACTGCGTGTTGAGATAGGGATGATCGATCTGGAAGATGTCGCCTGTCAGAACGACCTTGGTGTTTTCCCCGGCCCGGGTGATGATGGTCTTGACCTCGTGGGGGGTGAGGTTCTGGGCTTCGTCGACAATGAAGAAAATGTTCACGAGGCTTCGCCCCCGAATATAGGCCAGAGCCGAAATGAGCAGTTTCTGTTCTTCCAGCAGCCGATTGACGGCGTCTCGGGTCGATTCCGATTTTCCGTACTGGGAGCGGATCACGCTCAGGTTGTCGAACAACGGCTGCATGTATGGATCGAGTTTTGAGTGAATGTCTCCGGGCAGAAAGCCAATGTCCTTGTTGCTGAGCGGAACGACCGGCCGCGCCAGAAAAATCTGGCGATAATTCTTTTTTCGGTGCAGTGCGGCTGCCAGTGCCAGCAGGGTTTTTCCCGTTCCGGCTTTACCGGTCAGGGTGATGAGCTGGACATTGCTGTTTGTCAGGGCATCCAGGGCAAAGGTTTGCTCGGCGTTTCGGGGAATGATCCCGAAGGCCGGATTTTTTTCGATTTTTCGAATGGTTCGGTTGCCGGGATCATAGACGGCCAGAACCGACCGGGAAGCGTTCCGCAGGATGAAATATTCGTTGGCTACGGGTTCCCGCTCCAGGGTGAGCATTCCTGGATCGATCTCGAACGGCTGCTCATAGAAGTGCTGCATCACGTTTTCCGGAACGTTTTCGATGCGGCGTTTTCCCGTGTAAAGAGCGGTGATGTCCTTGACCTGATCGCTTTTGTAATCCTGCGCAGGCAGCCCGATCGATTTGGCCTTGATGCGGAGGTTTACGTCCTTGGAAACCAGGATGATTTCCCGGGAAGGTTTTTCTTTTGCGGCATGATAGGCGATGTTGAGGACATGGTGATCGGCGCGGTTATCCGAAAAGCTTCGCTGGATGTCCGGATCGAAGGGGACATCCAGCTTGACCGTGATTTTGCCAAGACCTGGCCCGATGGGAACTCCGCCGTTGAACAGGTGCTCGCCGCAGAGTGCATCCAGGGTCCGGACAAATTCCCGGGCATGAAAGTTCAGCATTTCGCTTCCCTTTTTGAACTGGTCCAGCTCTTCAAGAACCGTGACGGGGATGACGACATCGTTTGCTCCGAACTGATAAATGCAGGAGCTGTCGTGCAGGATGACATTGGTGTCCAGAATGAAAACCTTCTTCTTGTTTCTCGGCATGCGTTTTCCTGGGGTTCGGGTTTTGGGTTTGGGCATCGGGTGCTCCGATGAATCGCCTGCAAATGGGCTTATGGGTTTTCTCGGGATCGATCAGCATCAGGCCATCGATGACCTCCGAAAAATCCCTGTCGATGTTATATCCAAGCACTTTGCCGTTGAGGTGGAGTTCATGGTTGCGCTTGGTCGGCATTCCTTTGCCGTTTGCTATGTTTTTACGCAGGATTTGTTTGAGCAATATTCAGCGAATATTAATTTTTGCTAATGATTCGGACCAGCATCCCACAGCCCTTCGAATGGGCTCAGAAGTGTGGAACGCTGGATCGCGCATGGGCTCATTTCGCTATACAATATTCCGGTTGATTTGATATGATGATTCATTTGTCAGAAGGTCGAATGACAGGGTAAAAGGCAGCGCAAACGCAGGGGGGCGTTGCGACGCGCCCATCGGTTCCCGGGGGCGGCAACTATCGCCATGAGCATTTCTTGATTATTTGCGGCGTTGCAGCCTTGCGTTATGGCGTCCTTGCTCTATGATGTTTGCCGTTCTTTCTGTTTCACGGTTCCTTCCTGATTCATGTATCGACATTGGAAACCCCAACCCCAACATGGAAAGGTGGCTTGCTTATGCCCAAAAGAGACGACATCCACAAGGTGCTCATCATCGGCTCCGGTCCCATCATCATCGGTCAAGCATGTGAATTCGATTATTCCGGTACCCAAGCCTGCAAAGCCCTGCGCAAATTGAACTACCGCATCGTTCTGGTAAACTCGAATCCAGCCACCATCATGACGGATCCCGGTATGGCCGATGTGACCTACCTGGAGCCCTTGACCGTCGAATCCCTCGAAAAAATCATCGAAAAGGAGCGTCCCGATGCCGTACTGCCCAACCTGGGCGGTCAGACCGGACTCAATCTCACATCCCAACTCCATCAGCAGGGCATTCTGGACCGCTACGGTGTTCGGATCATCGGTGTACAGGCCGATGCCATCGAACGAGGCGAAGATCGCATTGCCTTCAAGGAAACGATGAACCGGTTGGGTATTGAAATGCCCAAGAGCAGCCCAGCCTTCAGCGTCGAAGAGGCCGAAACGATCGCAGCCGAATTGGGCTATCCGGTTGTCATCCGACCGGCCTATACCCTGGGCGGAACCGGCGGTGGACTGGTGTACAATGTTGAAGAGCTCCGCACGGTGGCAAGCCGCGGCATTGCAGCGAGCATGGTCGGCCAGATTTTGGTGGAAGAATCGGTGCTGGGCTGGGAAGAGCTGGAGCTGGAAGTGGTGAGGGATGCAAAAAGTCAGAAGATTACCGTCTGCTTCATCGAAAATGTGGATGCCATGGGGGTTCACACGGGGGATTCCTATTGCACTGCACCCATGATGACGATCGATCCGGCATTGCAGAAGCGCCTTCAGAAAGCATCCTATGCCATCGTGGATGCCATCGAAGTCATCGGTGGAACCAATATCCAGTTTGCGCACAATCCGCAAACCGGTCGGGTGGTCGTCATCGAAATCAACCCCAGAACCTCGCGCTCATCCGCCCTGGCCTCCAAGGCTACCGGATTTCCCATCGCATTGATTTCGGCCATGCTTGCAGCAGGCGTGAACCTCGATGAAATACCCTATTGGAAGGAAGGCACCCTCGAAAAATATGCTCCCTGGGGCGAGTACGTGGTGGTGAAGTTTGCCCGTTGGGCTTTCGAAAAATTTCCGAAGTCGGAAGACTGCCTTGGCACACAGATGCGGGCGGTTGGAGAGGTGATGAGTATCGGCAAGCACTACAAGGAAGCGATGCAAAAAGCCATTCGTTCTTTGGAAATCGGTCGATACGGCTTGGGTTTTGCGAAGGATTTTCATCAAAAATCGCTTGCGGAGTTGCTGCAGAAGCTAACCGTTCCCACGAGCGAACGCTATTTCCTGTTGTACGAAGCCCTGCGAAAAGGCGCCGACATCGAGACCCTCTATCGCATGACCTTCATCAAACCCTGGTTTTTGGAACAGATGCGGGAACTGGTGGCGCTGGAAGAAGAAATTCTCGCCTGCCGGGGCCGAGAACTTCCGGAGAACCTTCTGCGCAAAGCCAAACAGGATGGGTTTAGCGATCGCTATCTGGCGATGTTGTTGAACGATTCCGAGGCGGCCATCCGCGAACGTCGAAAACGTCTGGGGATCGTTCAGGGATGGCATATTCTTCCGGTCAGTGGCGTTGAAAATGCAGCCTATTACTATTCGACTTACAACGGCGCCGATCAGGTCGTGACCAGCGACCAGCCAAAGGTCATGGTACTGGGAGGTGGCCCCAACCGCATCGGCCAAGGTATCGAATTCGACTATTGTTGTGTGCATGCCGCCTTTTCGCTTCGGGAAATGGGCTATGAATCCATCATGGTCAACTGCAATCCCGAAACGGTTTCAACAGACTACGACACCTCGGATAAACTCTATTTCGAACCCGTGACCGTAGAGGATGTGCTTGCCATCTACGAAAAGGAAAAGCCTGAAGGTGTCATCGTCCAGTTTGGTGGTCAGACCCCGCTCAATATCGCAAGGGAGCTGGCGGATGCTGGAGTGACCATCCTTGGGACTTCACCGGATGCCATCGATTTGGCGGAAGATCGGGATCGTTTTCGCAAGCGGATGGCTTCCCTCGGAATTCCGATGCCGGAATCCGGTATGGCCAGCAACCTGGATGAGGCATTGGCCGTGGCCGGGCGTATCGGCTATCCGCTGATGGTTCGGCCTTCTTATGTTCTGGGAGGCAGAGGCATGGAGGTGGTGCACGATGAAGGAATGTTGCGCGAATACGTGACGGCTGCCGTTGGTGTCACGCCGGACAGGCCCATCCTGATCGATCGTTTTCTGGTGGATGCCATCGAGGCGGAGGC
This Desulfatirhabdium butyrativorans DSM 18734 DNA region includes the following protein-coding sequences:
- a CDS encoding PhoH family protein codes for the protein MPRNKKKVFILDTNVILHDSSCIYQFGANDVVIPVTVLEELDQFKKGSEMLNFHAREFVRTLDALCGEHLFNGGVPIGPGLGKITVKLDVPFDPDIQRSFSDNRADHHVLNIAYHAAKEKPSREIILVSKDVNLRIKAKSIGLPAQDYKSDQVKDITALYTGKRRIENVPENVMQHFYEQPFEIDPGMLTLEREPVANEYFILRNASRSVLAVYDPGNRTIRKIEKNPAFGIIPRNAEQTFALDALTNSNVQLITLTGKAGTGKTLLALAAALHRKKNYRQIFLARPVVPLSNKDIGFLPGDIHSKLDPYMQPLFDNLSVIRSQYGKSESTRDAVNRLLEEQKLLISALAYIRGRSLVNIFFIVDEAQNLTPHEVKTIITRAGENTKVVLTGDIFQIDHPYLNTQSNGLSYLIEKMHGQKLYAHINLEKGERSELSELASNLL
- the carB gene encoding carbamoyl-phosphate synthase large subunit, with translation MPKRDDIHKVLIIGSGPIIIGQACEFDYSGTQACKALRKLNYRIVLVNSNPATIMTDPGMADVTYLEPLTVESLEKIIEKERPDAVLPNLGGQTGLNLTSQLHQQGILDRYGVRIIGVQADAIERGEDRIAFKETMNRLGIEMPKSSPAFSVEEAETIAAELGYPVVIRPAYTLGGTGGGLVYNVEELRTVASRGIAASMVGQILVEESVLGWEELELEVVRDAKSQKITVCFIENVDAMGVHTGDSYCTAPMMTIDPALQKRLQKASYAIVDAIEVIGGTNIQFAHNPQTGRVVVIEINPRTSRSSALASKATGFPIALISAMLAAGVNLDEIPYWKEGTLEKYAPWGEYVVVKFARWAFEKFPKSEDCLGTQMRAVGEVMSIGKHYKEAMQKAIRSLEIGRYGLGFAKDFHQKSLAELLQKLTVPTSERYFLLYEALRKGADIETLYRMTFIKPWFLEQMRELVALEEEILACRGRELPENLLRKAKQDGFSDRYLAMLLNDSEAAIRERRKRLGIVQGWHILPVSGVENAAYYYSTYNGADQVVTSDQPKVMVLGGGPNRIGQGIEFDYCCVHAAFSLREMGYESIMVNCNPETVSTDYDTSDKLYFEPVTVEDVLAIYEKEKPEGVIVQFGGQTPLNIARELADAGVTILGTSPDAIDLAEDRDRFRKRMASLGIPMPESGMASNLDEALAVAGRIGYPLMVRPSYVLGGRGMEVVHDEGMLREYVTAAVGVTPDRPILIDRFLVDAIEAEADAVADGKDAFVPAVMEHIERAGIHSGDSACVIPPISIPPRHLETIREYTRKIAVELHVVGLMNIQYAIAKDTVYVLEANPRASRTVPLVSKVCNIPMARLATQLMLGKSLADLGLSQTRRLGHYGVKESVFPFNMFPEVDPVLGPEMRSTGEVLGMAESFGLAFYKAEEAAMQRLPLEGSVLFTVTDSDKPAALEVAKRFRQLGFAVRATRGTHHFFAANGLKAERIDKMHEGRPNIVDAIKNREIQLVINTPGGRRSEHDDSYIRKAAVKFKIPYITTIAAAEAAARGIEAWQKGHDRVKSLQEYHAEIR